The Chitinimonas arctica region CGCGCGCGCCGTCTGGCCTTAAAATACCGGCATGCTCCCTCTCTATCTGCTCAACACCTTGCGCCAGCTGGTTTTTCTGCGCACCTTGACCGTTGCCACCTATCTGGCGGCCATGCTGACGGCCGTACTGGTACTCGAATGGCATCTACCGCTCCCCGCCTTGCTTGGTATTTGTTTGCTGTTGCTGCTCTACAACGGCTTGACCTTGTGGCGTATCAAACTGAGCCGTGGCGGCGTGGCCGTCACCCGTGGCGAGATCGCGCGCCAGCTGGCGGTCGATATCGTCGGTCACGGTCTTTGGCTGTTTTTCCTGGGCGGCGCCACCAACCCCTTCACGGCCTGGTTCCTGCTACCGCTGACCATTGCCGCCGCCAGCTTGCCGGGTCGGTTCACCTGGGCGCTGACAGCACTGACCATCGCCTGTTACAGCACCCTGTTGATCTGGTACCAACCCCTGCCGATTTCGGAACAAGCCCTGGCACAAGCCTTCTTTTTCCATACCTTGGGCATGTGGTTGGCCTTTGTCGGCGCGGCACTGATCGTCGCCGGCCTGGTGGCCCGCATCGGCCGGCAGTTGCGCGACCGCGAGCATGCCTTGGCCGAAGCGCGCGAAAGCGGATTGCGCCAACAGCAGATACTGGGACTGGCCATCCAGGCGGCCGGGGCGGCAC contains the following coding sequences:
- a CDS encoding ATP-binding protein, yielding MLPLYLLNTLRQLVFLRTLTVATYLAAMLTAVLVLEWHLPLPALLGICLLLLLYNGLTLWRIKLSRGGVAVTRGEIARQLAVDIVGHGLWLFFLGGATNPFTAWFLLPLTIAAASLPGRFTWALTALTIACYSTLLIWYQPLPISEQALAQAFFFHTLGMWLAFVGAALIVAGLVARIGRQLRDREHALAEARESGLRQQQILGLAIQAAGAAHRLGTPLATLTVLVDELLQDHAAQPALVADLTIMQQQLLACRKELDRLRTEHTAVPSQAADSAMAALLDDWRVVRPSAQVDFHRLGQGEPPLLILPFALRQALMNLLDNAADASPAWQGLTLDWSAERIWIQVEDSGPGFDGRASETLAGQGLGMGVVLAVSAIERAGGHLAWLARSGGGTCARIGLPAATI